One genomic window of Oryctolagus cuniculus chromosome 11, mOryCun1.1, whole genome shotgun sequence includes the following:
- the MGAT3 gene encoding beta-1,4-mannosyl-glycoprotein 4-beta-N-acetylglucosaminyltransferase isoform X2, with translation MMKMRRYKLFLLFCMAGLCLISFLHFFKTLSYVTFPRELASLSPNLVSCFFWNNAPVTPQASAEPGGPDLLRTPLYSHSPLLQPLPPSAAAEELHRAAFVLPEVTTEYFVRTKAGGVCFKPGTRTLERPAAGAGAAAAGRPAERAEGGGAGGAGAGAAAAAGARGAAAAAAAGRRPPRPVLSARGPRRKWVECVCLPGWHGPSCGVPTVVQYSNLPTKERLVPRDVPRRVINAINVNHEFDLLDVRFHELGDVVDAFVVCESNFTAYGEPRPLKFREMLTNGTFEYIRHKVLYVFLDHFPPGGRQDGWIADDYLRTFLTQDGVARLRNLRPDDVFIIDDADEIPARDGVLFLKLYDGWTEPFAFHMRKSLYGFFWKQPGSLEVVSGCTVDMLRAVYGLDGIRLRRRQYYTMPNFRAYENRTGHILVQWALGSPLHFAGWHCSWCFTPEGIYFKLVSAQNGDFPRWGDYEDKRDLNYIRGLIRTGGWFDGSQQEYPPADPSEHMYAPKYLLNNYQQFRYLLDNPYREPRATAAAAAAAARGRVDAVGG, from the exons AT gatGAAGATGAGACGCTACAAGCTCTTCCTCCTGTTCTGTATGGCCGGCCTGTGCCTCATCTCCTTCCTGCACTTCTTTAAGACCCTGTCCTACGTCACCTTCCCCCGGGAACTGGCCTCCCTCAGCCCCAACCTGGTGTCCTGCTTCTTCTGGAACAATGCGCCCGTCACGCCGCAGGCCAGCGCCGAGCCGGGCGGCCCCGACCTGCTGCGCACGCCGCTCTACTCACACTCgccgctgctgcagccgctgCCGCCCAGCGCGGCCGCCGAGGAGCTGCACCGCGCCGCCTTCGTGCTGCCCGAGGTCACCACCGAGTACTTCGTGCGCACCAAGGCCGGCGGCGTGTGCTTCAAGCCCGGCACCAGGACGCTCGAGAggccggcggcgggggcgggggcggcggcggcggggcggccCGCCGAGAGGGCCgagggcggcggcgcgggcggcgcgggcgcaGGGGCGGCGGCTGCagccggggcgcggggcgcggcggcggcggcggctgcggggcGGCGGCCCCCGCGGCCCGTGCTGAGCGCGCGCGGCCCGCGCCGCAAGTGGGTGGAGTGCGTGTGCCTGCCGGGCTGGCACGGGCCCAGCTGCGGCGTGCCCACCGTGGTGCAGTACTCCAACCTGCCCACCAAGGAGCGGCTGGTGCCGCGCGACGTGCCGCGCCGCGTCATCAACGCCATCAACGTCAACCACGAGTTCGACCTGCTGGACGTGCGCTTCCACGAGCTGGGCGACGTGGTGGACGCCTTCGTGGTGTGCGAGTCCAACTTCACGGCCTACGGCGAGCCGCGGCCGCTCAAGTTCCGCGAGATGCTCACCAACGGCACCTTCGAGTACATCCGCCACAAGGTGCTCTACGTCTTCCTGGACCACTTCCCGCCCGGCGGCCGCCAGGACGGCTGGATCGCCGACGACTACCTGCGCACCTTCCTCACGCAGGACGGCGTGGCGCGCCTGCGCAACCTGCGGCCCGACGACGTGTTCATCATCGACGACGCGGACGAGATCCCCGCGCGCGACGGCGTGCTCTTCCTGAAGCTGTACGACGGCTGGACCGAGCCCTTCGCCTTCCACATGCGCAAGTCGCTCTACGGCTTCTTCTGGAAGCAGCCGGGCAGCCTGGAGGTGGTGTCGGGCTGCACGGTGGACATGCTGCGGGCCGTCTACGGGCTGGACGGCATCCGCCTGCGCCGCCGCCAGTACTACACCATGCCCAACTTCCGCGCCTACGAGAACCGCACCGGCCACATCCTGGTGCAGTGGGCGCTCGGCAGCCCGCTGCACTTCGCCGGCTGGCACTGCTCCTGGTGCTTCACGCCCGAGGGCATCTACTTCAAGCTCGTGTCCGCGCAGAACGGCGACTTCCCGCGCTGGGGCGACTACGAGGACAAGCGCGACCTCAACTACATCCGCGGCCTCATCCGCACGGGCGGCTGGTTCGACGGCTCGCAGCAGGAGTACCCGCCCGCCGACCCCAGCGAGCACATGTACGCGCCCAAGTACCTGCTGAACAACTACCAGCAGTTCCGCTACCTGCTCGACAACCCGTACCGGGAGCCCCGGgccacggcggcggcggcggcggcggcggcgcggggccgAGTGGACGCGGTGGGGGGCTAG
- the MGAT3 gene encoding beta-1,4-mannosyl-glycoprotein 4-beta-N-acetylglucosaminyltransferase isoform X1, producing MKMRRYKLFLLFCMAGLCLISFLHFFKTLSYVTFPRELASLSPNLVSCFFWNNAPVTPQASAEPGGPDLLRTPLYSHSPLLQPLPPSAAAEELHRAAFVLPEVTTEYFVRTKAGGVCFKPGTRTLERPAAGAGAAAAGRPAERAEGGGAGGAGAGAAAAAGARGAAAAAAAGRRPPRPVLSARGPRRKWVECVCLPGWHGPSCGVPTVVQYSNLPTKERLVPRDVPRRVINAINVNHEFDLLDVRFHELGDVVDAFVVCESNFTAYGEPRPLKFREMLTNGTFEYIRHKVLYVFLDHFPPGGRQDGWIADDYLRTFLTQDGVARLRNLRPDDVFIIDDADEIPARDGVLFLKLYDGWTEPFAFHMRKSLYGFFWKQPGSLEVVSGCTVDMLRAVYGLDGIRLRRRQYYTMPNFRAYENRTGHILVQWALGSPLHFAGWHCSWCFTPEGIYFKLVSAQNGDFPRWGDYEDKRDLNYIRGLIRTGGWFDGSQQEYPPADPSEHMYAPKYLLNNYQQFRYLLDNPYREPRATAAAAAAAARGRVDAVGG from the coding sequence atGAAGATGAGACGCTACAAGCTCTTCCTCCTGTTCTGTATGGCCGGCCTGTGCCTCATCTCCTTCCTGCACTTCTTTAAGACCCTGTCCTACGTCACCTTCCCCCGGGAACTGGCCTCCCTCAGCCCCAACCTGGTGTCCTGCTTCTTCTGGAACAATGCGCCCGTCACGCCGCAGGCCAGCGCCGAGCCGGGCGGCCCCGACCTGCTGCGCACGCCGCTCTACTCACACTCgccgctgctgcagccgctgCCGCCCAGCGCGGCCGCCGAGGAGCTGCACCGCGCCGCCTTCGTGCTGCCCGAGGTCACCACCGAGTACTTCGTGCGCACCAAGGCCGGCGGCGTGTGCTTCAAGCCCGGCACCAGGACGCTCGAGAggccggcggcgggggcgggggcggcggcggcggggcggccCGCCGAGAGGGCCgagggcggcggcgcgggcggcgcgggcgcaGGGGCGGCGGCTGCagccggggcgcggggcgcggcggcggcggcggctgcggggcGGCGGCCCCCGCGGCCCGTGCTGAGCGCGCGCGGCCCGCGCCGCAAGTGGGTGGAGTGCGTGTGCCTGCCGGGCTGGCACGGGCCCAGCTGCGGCGTGCCCACCGTGGTGCAGTACTCCAACCTGCCCACCAAGGAGCGGCTGGTGCCGCGCGACGTGCCGCGCCGCGTCATCAACGCCATCAACGTCAACCACGAGTTCGACCTGCTGGACGTGCGCTTCCACGAGCTGGGCGACGTGGTGGACGCCTTCGTGGTGTGCGAGTCCAACTTCACGGCCTACGGCGAGCCGCGGCCGCTCAAGTTCCGCGAGATGCTCACCAACGGCACCTTCGAGTACATCCGCCACAAGGTGCTCTACGTCTTCCTGGACCACTTCCCGCCCGGCGGCCGCCAGGACGGCTGGATCGCCGACGACTACCTGCGCACCTTCCTCACGCAGGACGGCGTGGCGCGCCTGCGCAACCTGCGGCCCGACGACGTGTTCATCATCGACGACGCGGACGAGATCCCCGCGCGCGACGGCGTGCTCTTCCTGAAGCTGTACGACGGCTGGACCGAGCCCTTCGCCTTCCACATGCGCAAGTCGCTCTACGGCTTCTTCTGGAAGCAGCCGGGCAGCCTGGAGGTGGTGTCGGGCTGCACGGTGGACATGCTGCGGGCCGTCTACGGGCTGGACGGCATCCGCCTGCGCCGCCGCCAGTACTACACCATGCCCAACTTCCGCGCCTACGAGAACCGCACCGGCCACATCCTGGTGCAGTGGGCGCTCGGCAGCCCGCTGCACTTCGCCGGCTGGCACTGCTCCTGGTGCTTCACGCCCGAGGGCATCTACTTCAAGCTCGTGTCCGCGCAGAACGGCGACTTCCCGCGCTGGGGCGACTACGAGGACAAGCGCGACCTCAACTACATCCGCGGCCTCATCCGCACGGGCGGCTGGTTCGACGGCTCGCAGCAGGAGTACCCGCCCGCCGACCCCAGCGAGCACATGTACGCGCCCAAGTACCTGCTGAACAACTACCAGCAGTTCCGCTACCTGCTCGACAACCCGTACCGGGAGCCCCGGgccacggcggcggcggcggcggcggcggcgcggggccgAGTGGACGCGGTGGGGGGCTAG